ATCCACGTTGTCGATGTCGACGCGGAAAGGCCTCGATCGATAGATATGTTAAGCACTGCGGAATTCGGCGAAAAGGCGAGGTATCTTCGGAGCCTTTTCACACACATGTCTGAGGGGCAGGTATCTTGAGCCTACCTAAGCGCATTTTCGGCGCTGCCGCACCATTTGCGACGGTAGTTGTCTTGCTCGTCGGCTGGCAGATCGTCGTGGTCTCCTCCAGCCTGCCGTCGCATGTGCTTCCGTCGCCCTGGCTGGTAGCAACGCGCTTCTACGCGGGACTTGTTAGAGGCGACCTTCTTACCAGTCTCTACTGGACCCTCGTTACCGCCGTATGCGGCTACCTGATAGCTACAATCGTTGCTTTAGCTATTGCTGGGGTCCTGAGTGAGAGCCAAATATTGGATGCCCTTGCCTACCCGCTTTTCTCCGGTTTCCAAGCCATACCGAAAGTCGCAATGGCTCCCCTTCTCCTCATCTGGACGGGGTATGGCATAGTCTCAGAAATCATTCTTGTCGCGCTGATCGTTTTTTTTCCAATTTTTAGCAGCGCGCTCACCGGCTTTAAGGGGATTGATAGCCGGCTCGTCGATTTGCTCAGAACTT
This portion of the Bradyrhizobium sp. AZCC 2262 genome encodes:
- a CDS encoding ABC transporter permease; its protein translation is MSLPKRIFGAAAPFATVVVLLVGWQIVVVSSSLPSHVLPSPWLVATRFYAGLVRGDLLTSLYWTLVTAVCGYLIATIVALAIAGVLSESQILDALAYPLFSGFQAIPKVAMAPLLLIWTGYGIVSEIILVALIVFFPIFSSALTGFKGIDSRLVDLLRTFNASRWFKFWHLALPAAAGQIFAGLQIAVGFSLIGCVVVEFLVGTQGIGFLIQDSANHLDTASGVAAMVLLAFIGASAGLAIRRLRQRLIFWEPTEGRRLSVARADQ